In [Leptolyngbya] sp. PCC 7376, a genomic segment contains:
- a CDS encoding NAD(P)/FAD-dependent oxidoreductase: MVSTQLPDLTPKTDKHKVVIIGGGFGGLYAAKTLGKNGAVDVTLIDKRNFHLFQPLLYQVATGTLSPADIASPLRGILSRNENTHVLLDQVQDVDPETKTVVMTEGTVQYDSLVVATGVSHHYFGNDQWKPYAPGLKTVEDALEIRHRIFAAFEAAEKETDPALQQAWLTFVIIGGGPTGVELAGAISEIAYSVLKKDFRKIDTAKAKVILLEGMDRVLPPYDPSLSAKAQQSLESLGVDVQTSSLVTNIEGDRVTVKQGEEQLELHAKTIVWAAGVKASGMGKVLGDRLDANLDRAGRVIVEPNLSVEGYPDVFVIGDLANFPHQNERPLPGVAPVAMQEGQYVAKLIKQRIQGNEMAPFRYTEVGSLAVIGQNAAVVDLGYVKFSGFLAWLVWIFAHVYYLIEFDNKMVVMIQWGWNYFTRGRGARLITGEKDLANGFKLYQDYAEKDTKVNVKVEA; encoded by the coding sequence ATGGTAAGCACTCAACTCCCAGACCTAACCCCCAAAACAGATAAGCACAAGGTTGTCATTATTGGTGGTGGCTTTGGTGGTCTATATGCCGCAAAAACCCTTGGTAAAAATGGTGCGGTAGATGTCACGCTAATCGATAAACGGAATTTTCATCTTTTTCAACCCCTCCTCTATCAGGTGGCAACGGGGACATTGTCTCCCGCTGATATTGCGTCACCACTTCGAGGGATCTTAAGCCGTAACGAAAATACCCATGTTTTGTTGGATCAGGTGCAAGATGTTGATCCAGAGACAAAAACTGTGGTGATGACAGAGGGTACTGTTCAGTACGATAGCTTGGTGGTGGCGACAGGTGTGAGTCACCATTACTTTGGTAATGACCAGTGGAAACCCTATGCGCCAGGTCTAAAGACTGTTGAAGATGCCCTTGAAATTCGCCACCGAATTTTTGCGGCGTTCGAGGCAGCGGAAAAGGAAACAGATCCTGCCCTACAACAAGCATGGCTCACCTTTGTGATTATTGGTGGTGGCCCGACAGGTGTGGAATTGGCTGGGGCGATTTCAGAGATTGCCTATAGTGTCCTGAAAAAAGATTTTCGGAAGATCGATACGGCAAAGGCAAAGGTGATTTTATTGGAAGGGATGGATCGGGTATTGCCTCCCTATGATCCTTCGCTTTCCGCAAAAGCGCAGCAGTCTTTAGAATCCCTTGGTGTTGATGTCCAGACGAGTAGTTTGGTTACAAATATTGAGGGCGATCGCGTCACAGTGAAGCAAGGTGAAGAGCAATTAGAACTTCACGCGAAAACGATTGTTTGGGCCGCAGGTGTCAAGGCATCTGGTATGGGTAAGGTTTTGGGCGATCGCCTAGATGCCAACCTTGATCGAGCTGGTCGAGTGATTGTGGAGCCAAATCTCAGTGTGGAAGGCTATCCCGATGTGTTTGTCATTGGTGACCTTGCCAATTTCCCTCACCAAAATGAGCGTCCCTTACCAGGAGTTGCTCCTGTGGCAATGCAAGAAGGTCAGTATGTTGCAAAGCTGATTAAACAACGCATCCAAGGTAATGAGATGGCACCTTTCCGTTACACAGAAGTGGGAAGTCTAGCGGTTATTGGTCAAAATGCAGCGGTTGTTGATTTGGGCTATGTGAAATTCTCTGGATTCCTTGCATGGCTAGTCTGGATTTTTGCCCATGTTTACTATCTGATCGAATTCGATAACAAGATGGTGGTCATGATTCAGTGGGGCTGGAACTATTTCACAAGAGGTCGTGGTGCTCGTCTGATCACTGGTGAAAAAGATCTAGCGAATGGCTTTAAGCTTTACCAGGATTATGCCGAGAAAGATACTAAGGTAAACGTTAAAGTCGAAGCCTAA
- a CDS encoding 16S rRNA (uracil(1498)-N(3))-methyltransferase, giving the protein MQRLVITPEQFGDASIVNLTNEQRHYLLSVLRLRPGDRLIVLDGCGKGWLAALTSEETLNLLEPYIFKTELSRPIHLVAALPKSGFDEVVRCCTELGVTRITPIISARTILKPSANKLKRWQKIATEAAEQSERAFVPKILTPLKFTDYLDSLEHPHYLCAARAKSKHLLDVLVASPPSKHSSKLSFCIGPEGGWTDKEIEQAIAQGMETVSLGRSILRAVTAAITTISIANATLSTERLYKGAEDF; this is encoded by the coding sequence ATGCAGAGATTGGTAATTACGCCAGAGCAATTTGGCGATGCTTCTATTGTTAATTTAACGAATGAGCAACGACATTATCTGCTAAGTGTGTTACGGTTACGTCCTGGCGATCGCCTAATTGTTTTGGATGGTTGCGGCAAAGGTTGGCTGGCGGCATTAACTTCAGAGGAAACGCTTAATCTATTAGAGCCTTATATTTTTAAAACTGAATTATCTCGACCAATTCATCTAGTGGCGGCACTGCCAAAATCTGGATTTGATGAGGTGGTGCGCTGTTGTACGGAGCTGGGGGTCACTCGCATTACACCTATTATTTCCGCGAGAACGATTCTGAAACCGAGTGCAAATAAATTAAAACGCTGGCAAAAAATTGCGACGGAGGCAGCAGAACAATCGGAACGTGCTTTTGTGCCCAAGATCCTGACACCGCTAAAGTTTACTGATTATCTAGACAGTCTTGAGCATCCACATTATCTCTGTGCAGCTAGAGCTAAATCTAAGCATTTACTTGATGTGCTCGTAGCGAGTCCACCATCAAAACATTCTTCTAAGTTGTCTTTTTGTATTGGGCCAGAGGGGGGCTGGACAGACAAAGAAATTGAACAGGCGATCGCCCAAGGTATGGAAACTGTATCTTTAGGCAGGTCAATCCTCAGGGCTGTGACAGCAGCAATCACAACAATATCTATTGCAAATGCGACACTTTCTACCGAGAGACTTTATAAGGGGGCAGAGGACTTCTAG
- a CDS encoding HAD family phosphatase: MDLSKIDAIIFDLGGVILNIDYPRMILAFNALHGQDQEFPYSQDRQVELFDAFEKGQIPAWEFREGLRQILSLDCSDADLDNAWNAMLMDIPLSRIQLLETLGQHKRLFLLSNTNPIHKLAFDKIFQDTCGDRYEHLDQLFEKAYYSHHTGDRKPNHSFFQRVIYEQTLTPATTLFIDDTVAYIKSANQLGLQTYHVTRNETIMDLEWLQSFAEKCSAIA; encoded by the coding sequence ATGGATTTAAGTAAAATCGACGCGATTATTTTTGATCTCGGTGGGGTGATTTTAAATATTGATTACCCTCGCATGATCTTGGCGTTTAATGCGTTGCATGGTCAGGATCAAGAATTTCCTTATAGTCAAGACAGGCAAGTAGAGCTATTTGATGCCTTTGAAAAGGGACAAATTCCAGCGTGGGAATTTCGGGAAGGGCTACGGCAAATTTTGAGCTTGGATTGTAGTGATGCCGACCTCGATAATGCTTGGAATGCAATGTTGATGGATATTCCATTGAGTCGAATTCAGTTGCTCGAAACCCTCGGCCAACACAAGCGTTTATTTTTGCTATCGAACACAAATCCAATTCATAAACTCGCTTTTGACAAGATTTTCCAAGATACGTGTGGCGATCGTTATGAGCATCTCGATCAACTATTTGAAAAGGCTTATTATTCCCATCACACGGGCGATCGCAAACCAAATCACAGTTTCTTCCAACGGGTCATCTACGAACAAACTTTAACCCCAGCCACAACATTATTTATTGACGATACGGTGGCTTACATCAAGAGCGCAAATCAACTAGGTTTACAGACTTATCATGTCACTCGAAATGAAACAATTATGGATTTAGAGTGGCTGCAATCTTTCGCAGAGAAATGTTCGGCGATCGCTTAA